The following proteins are encoded in a genomic region of Cyanobacterium sp. T60_A2020_053:
- a CDS encoding exonuclease SbcCD subunit D — translation MKILHLSDIHLSSGYSHGKINPETGLNTRFEDFLHSLSLCIDRAINEPVDLVLFGGDAFPDSTPAPYIQSAFAREFRRLADIPTVLLVGNHDQHSHGVGGASLSIYHSLGVPNIIVGEKLATHTLETKSGKIQVITLPWLTRSVLVTKEKTANMTMEQINQLLIQKVNAALEGEIRRLNPEIPTILLGHLMAERAQLGAERYLAVGKGFQIPLSLLIRPEFNYVALGHVHKHQNLNPRNNPPVVYAGSIERVDFSEEKEDKGYVLIDIEGNGEGRWEFCPLPARPFCTIEIDVTKSENPLRDILREIAKHSIESAVVRLIYQAHSTQLDDIDQKIINEALESAHTKSIRANVVTKESRRRLPELGEGSNLDPYSALSTYLTNREDMKDIAEEMLTAARELIDN, via the coding sequence ATGAAAATACTACATCTCAGCGACATTCATTTAAGTAGTGGCTATTCCCATGGCAAAATTAATCCTGAAACTGGCTTAAATACTCGATTTGAAGATTTTTTACATAGTTTGAGTCTGTGTATTGATCGTGCTATAAATGAACCGGTGGATTTAGTTTTATTTGGAGGGGATGCGTTTCCTGATAGCACCCCAGCGCCCTACATCCAATCAGCTTTTGCTAGGGAGTTTCGCCGTTTAGCTGACATTCCTACGGTGTTGTTGGTGGGTAATCATGATCAACATAGTCATGGGGTGGGGGGCGCTAGTTTATCTATTTATCATAGTTTGGGTGTGCCTAATATTATTGTGGGAGAAAAGTTGGCAACTCATACCCTAGAAACCAAATCGGGGAAAATTCAGGTGATTACTCTACCTTGGTTAACTCGTTCGGTTTTGGTGACGAAAGAGAAAACTGCTAATATGACTATGGAGCAAATTAACCAATTATTAATCCAGAAAGTCAATGCAGCTTTAGAAGGGGAAATACGTCGTTTAAATCCTGAAATTCCTACTATTTTACTAGGGCATTTGATGGCAGAAAGGGCGCAATTAGGCGCGGAGCGTTATTTGGCGGTGGGTAAGGGTTTTCAAATACCATTATCTTTATTAATTCGCCCTGAGTTTAATTATGTGGCGCTGGGTCATGTTCATAAACATCAAAATCTTAATCCTCGTAATAATCCTCCTGTGGTTTACGCTGGAAGTATTGAAAGGGTTGATTTTTCGGAAGAAAAGGAAGATAAAGGTTATGTTTTAATTGATATTGAGGGTAACGGTGAAGGGCGCTGGGAGTTTTGCCCGTTACCTGCTCGTCCTTTTTGTACCATAGAAATTGATGTTACTAAGAGTGAAAATCCTTTGCGGGATATTCTCAGGGAAATTGCCAAGCATTCCATTGAGTCGGCAGTGGTAAGGTTAATTTATCAAGCGCACTCCACCCAATTAGATGATATTGACCAAAAAATTATTAATGAAGCCTTAGAATCCGCCCATACCAAGAGTATTCGGGCTAATGTTGTTACGAAAGAAAGTCGGCGCCGATTACCTGAGTTGGGAGAAGGTAG
- a CDS encoding DEAD/DEAH box helicase codes for MSMLHGSFIIKNQQKYFFIWYEEWKQLGSEKYDLQTRDIYDYPFQSDAINHLISALNNYNINHDDNYQNEEQLVLFPVQKKPRSKTVVPLLYEQFITIENKLSTVILYPWLVRGMKLDIKNSLALLQQLPLREDENIGSDLRFWSHIYRWSLDLICRQKFLPTIDENNCSVWQPLLDSNKDQVRLTKFTQTMPSICRCYVDSEESPTIDPQELILGILTDIIDLQLRELLDIPINTGVNLTVEPWLNSLSKTDINYCDLPSNESKRLKMAFDHWTLPIQDNLITADFQLAKKKYRTCFKLTPPPAKENKYDDWRLDYYLQAIDNPDFLVPSEQIWQHPHPDLDIGERRIENSQEILLKGLGLAAKIYSPIAESLMQPMPNFCALNAIDAYQFIRGAVWQLQDNGLGIILPDGLTEGAGEKRLGVKIEAKVNLKKGERLNLNSLLSYNLKVAIGDKVLTNKEFQSLLAQKSPIVEVDGQWLALQPADVKAAQDILSQANSNINLTVEDALRLSSGNNEMIAKLPVVSFESSGALSELINSVNDYQKIKILPTPKGFHGDLRPYQKAGFSWLYFLEKWNLGACLADDMGLGKTIQLIAFLLKLKQDKLLEKCCLIVCPTSVINNWQREIKKFAPSLKTIIHHGEQRKKGKDFVKEAQNSDVIITSYALVFRDLDSLKLADWQGLILDEAQNIKNPQAKQTQAIRQLNTDFRVALTGTPVENRLSELWSILEFLNPGYLGNQQFFQRRFILPIEKYGDQDSLKTLRSLVQPFILRRLKTDKNIIQDLPEKQEMNVYCGLSSEQAQLYQKLVDNSLEQINNAQGIQRHGLVLTLLMKLKQVCNHPSHFLKEDDLDFEQRSGKLLRLEEMLEEVVAEGDRALIFTQFTEWGNLLQPYLKKRLGVEVLFLSGTTKMEKRQEMVDRFQNDPQGPPIFILSLKAGGTGLNLTKANHVFHYDRWWNPAVENQATDRAFRIGQTQNVQVHKFICSGTLEEKINDILESKKQLAEQTINSGEDWLTDLDTDQLRNLLVLDRNAIL; via the coding sequence ATGTCAATGTTGCACGGTAGTTTCATCATCAAAAACCAGCAGAAATACTTTTTTATTTGGTATGAAGAATGGAAGCAATTAGGCTCAGAAAAATATGATTTACAAACTAGAGATATTTATGATTATCCTTTTCAAAGTGATGCTATCAACCATTTAATTTCTGCTTTAAATAATTATAATATCAATCATGATGACAACTATCAAAATGAAGAACAATTAGTATTATTTCCTGTTCAAAAAAAGCCTCGTTCTAAAACAGTGGTACCTTTACTTTATGAACAATTCATTACCATCGAAAATAAACTAAGCACTGTTATTTTATATCCTTGGCTAGTGCGAGGAATGAAATTAGATATTAAAAATAGTTTAGCTTTACTACAACAATTACCCCTAAGAGAAGATGAAAATATTGGCTCAGATTTAAGGTTTTGGAGTCATATTTATCGCTGGAGTTTAGATTTAATTTGTCGTCAAAAATTTCTACCAACTATTGATGAGAATAACTGTAGTGTTTGGCAACCTTTACTAGATAGTAATAAAGATCAAGTGCGCCTGACTAAATTTACTCAAACAATGCCTTCTATTTGTCGCTGTTACGTTGATTCTGAAGAATCTCCTACTATTGATCCTCAAGAATTAATTTTAGGAATTTTAACAGATATTATCGATTTACAATTAAGAGAATTATTAGATATTCCCATTAATACAGGAGTTAATTTAACAGTTGAACCTTGGTTAAATTCTTTAAGTAAAACTGATATTAATTACTGTGATTTACCATCTAATGAAAGTAAGCGTTTAAAGATGGCTTTTGATCATTGGACTTTACCTATTCAGGATAATTTAATTACAGCAGATTTTCAACTAGCTAAGAAAAAATATCGTACTTGTTTTAAGTTAACTCCGCCTCCAGCAAAAGAAAATAAATATGATGATTGGCGTTTAGATTATTATTTACAAGCCATTGATAATCCTGATTTTTTAGTGCCTTCTGAGCAAATTTGGCAACATCCTCATCCTGATTTAGATATTGGTGAAAGGCGCATCGAAAACTCTCAAGAAATTTTGTTAAAAGGTTTAGGATTGGCTGCGAAAATTTATTCTCCCATTGCTGAAAGTTTGATGCAGCCAATGCCTAATTTTTGTGCTTTAAATGCCATTGACGCTTATCAATTTATTCGAGGTGCAGTGTGGCAATTGCAAGATAATGGTTTAGGTATTATTTTACCCGATGGTTTGACGGAGGGCGCTGGGGAAAAACGTTTAGGAGTGAAAATTGAGGCTAAAGTTAATCTTAAAAAAGGTGAGCGTTTAAATCTAAATAGTTTGCTTAGTTATAATCTTAAAGTAGCTATTGGGGATAAAGTTTTAACTAATAAAGAGTTTCAAAGTTTATTAGCGCAAAAATCCCCTATTGTGGAAGTTGATGGGCAATGGTTAGCTTTGCAACCTGCTGATGTGAAAGCAGCTCAAGATATTCTCTCTCAAGCCAATAGTAACATTAATTTAACCGTTGAAGATGCACTACGTCTTAGTAGTGGCAATAACGAAATGATTGCTAAATTACCAGTAGTTTCTTTTGAAAGCAGTGGCGCACTTTCTGAGTTGATTAATAGTGTTAATGATTATCAAAAAATTAAAATTTTACCTACTCCAAAAGGTTTTCATGGAGATTTAAGACCTTATCAAAAAGCTGGTTTTAGTTGGCTTTATTTCTTAGAAAAATGGAATTTAGGTGCTTGTTTAGCTGATGATATGGGTTTAGGTAAAACTATCCAATTAATTGCTTTTTTATTAAAATTGAAACAAGATAAACTTTTGGAAAAATGTTGTTTAATTGTTTGTCCAACTTCGGTTATCAATAATTGGCAAAGAGAAATTAAAAAATTTGCTCCTAGTTTAAAAACAATTATTCATCATGGTGAGCAAAGAAAAAAAGGCAAGGATTTCGTCAAAGAAGCTCAAAATAGTGATGTAATTATTACCAGTTATGCCCTAGTTTTTCGTGATTTAGACAGTTTAAAATTGGCAGATTGGCAGGGGTTAATTTTAGATGAGGCACAAAATATTAAAAATCCTCAAGCTAAACAAACCCAAGCTATTCGACAGTTAAATACTGATTTTCGAGTGGCTTTAACTGGTACTCCTGTAGAAAATCGTTTATCAGAATTATGGTCTATTTTAGAGTTTTTGAATCCGGGTTATTTGGGTAATCAACAATTTTTTCAGCGCCGTTTTATTTTACCTATTGAAAAGTACGGCGATCAAGATTCTTTGAAGACATTAAGAAGTTTAGTACAGCCATTTATTTTAAGAAGGTTAAAAACTGATAAAAATATCATTCAAGATTTACCAGAAAAACAGGAAATGAATGTTTATTGTGGTTTATCTTCTGAACAAGCACAATTATATCAAAAATTAGTAGATAATTCTTTAGAACAAATTAATAATGCTCAAGGTATTCAGCGTCATGGTTTAGTATTAACTTTATTGATGAAATTAAAGCAGGTTTGTAATCATCCCAGTCATTTTTTGAAGGAAGATGATTTAGATTTTGAGCAAAGGTCTGGTAAACTTTTACGATTAGAAGAAATGCTCGAAGAAGTTGTAGCTGAAGGAGATCGAGCTTTAATTTTCACACAATTTACTGAATGGGGTAATCTTTTACAGCCTTATTTAAAGAAACGATTAGGGGTAGAAGTTTTATTTTTATCAGGTACTACAAAAATGGAAAAAAGGCAGGAAATGGTTGATCGTTTTCAGAATGATCCGCAAGGTCCTCCTATTTTTATTTTATCGTTAAAAGCAGGGGGAACTGGATTAAATTTAACAAAAGCAAATCATGTTTTTCATTATGATCGTTGGTGGAATCCTGCGGTAGAAAATCAAGCTACGGATCGAGCTTTTCGCATTGGTCAAACTCAAAATGTACAGGTACATAAGTTTATTTGCAGTGGTACTTTGGAGGAGAAAATTAATGATATTTTGGAGAGTAAAAAACAGTTAGCAGAACAAACTATTAATAGTGGTGAGGATTGGTTAACAGATTTAGATACTGATCAGTTGAGAAATTTATTAGTATTGGATCGTAATGCTATTTTATAA
- a CDS encoding carbohydrate ABC transporter permease: MTKTRKKTAEIIIIYLILTVIALLMLFPLLWLLGTSFKSAGEDIFSFPPNFIPKQITIENFITVWQNYPFGTYLNNSIIVAILTVSLNLLFCSLAAYPLARLEFKGKKIIFIMIVTTIMIPFQIVMIPLYILAVNFGLRNSYLGVIFPNLASAFGIFLLRQAFLGVPKELEEAGRIDGCSEIGIWWHIMLPAIRPATITLTIFVFIGAWSDFLWPLIVLDRPNYYTLPLGVATLASSLDLNWRLVAAGSIISIAPVILLFIILQKYIIPSDVGSGVKG, encoded by the coding sequence ATGACAAAAACAAGAAAAAAAACTGCTGAAATTATTATTATCTACTTAATATTGACAGTAATTGCTCTATTAATGTTATTTCCCCTATTATGGCTATTAGGAACATCTTTTAAATCAGCAGGAGAAGATATATTTTCCTTTCCTCCCAACTTTATTCCTAAACAAATTACCATTGAAAACTTTATTACCGTTTGGCAAAATTATCCCTTTGGCACATACTTAAATAATAGTATTATTGTGGCTATTTTAACCGTTAGTTTAAATTTACTATTTTGCTCTTTAGCCGCCTATCCCCTAGCCAGATTAGAATTTAAAGGCAAAAAAATAATTTTTATCATGATTGTCACCACCATTATGATTCCCTTTCAAATTGTCATGATTCCTTTGTATATTTTAGCCGTCAACTTTGGATTGAGAAATAGTTATTTAGGCGTTATTTTTCCCAATTTAGCCTCTGCATTTGGTATCTTTTTACTAAGACAAGCATTTTTAGGAGTGCCAAAAGAATTAGAAGAAGCAGGAAGGATTGACGGTTGTAGCGAAATTGGTATTTGGTGGCATATTATGTTACCTGCCATACGCCCAGCTACCATTACCCTTACTATATTTGTTTTTATTGGCGCTTGGAGCGATTTTTTGTGGCCTCTCATTGTGTTAGATCGCCCCAACTACTATACTTTACCATTAGGAGTTGCAACCCTTGCCAGTTCCCTTGATTTGAATTGGCGTTTAGTGGCGGCTGGATCGATAATTTCCATAGCGCCCGTCATCCTTTTATTTATCATACTACAAAAATATATTATTCCCAGTGATGTGGGTAGCGGTGTGAAAGGCTAA
- the polA gene encoding DNA polymerase I encodes MNPLFLLIDGHSLAYRAYYAFAKARSGALYTSKGIPTSVCFGFLNSLFQLIDTYQPQALAVAFDLKEATFRHQADSNYKADRRETPSDFITDLANLYELLHCLNITTVTGAGYEADDILGSLATEAVKENYIVKIVSGDRDLFQLVNDEQKITVLYPQKKLGIYDEFDEKEVFAKLEVKPSQIVDYKALCGDKSDSIPGVRGIGDKTAVKLLAEYDNLSNIYANIDNIQGANKKKLIEGKESALHSQFLAQIVTDVKVNNDIKSYYLRGFNSQETLNLLEELELRSFIAQINKIQARLGGDELKISQENEQKEDSQLSLFNNPAPSTVIQPLIVDTEEKLEQLIDILQQQKDREKPTAWDTETDSLDVREGRLVGVGCAWGENDHETAYIPLQHTAGQQLELKFVLEKLQPILSSEIYPKTLQNAKFDRLIFHHHGINLQGVVFDTMLASYVLQPEQSHKLSSLCRQYLTDTISLDYDQLELGKNETIADLPISKSAEYCALDALATYKLTLVLEQELKNITDLKNIFALEVKLEPILAKMETVGVKIDQEYLSQLAEEINQYLVTIESKTYELAGEEINLSSPKQLSELLFNKLGLDTRKTKKTKTGYSTNQDILEKLEKDHPIIEQILQHRTLSKLKSTYVDALPTLVNAKTKRIHTNYNQTVTATGRLSSSHPNLQNIPIRTAFSRQIRRAFIPQDNWLFLGADYSQIELRILAHLSQEPILINAYQNNQDIHAVTTKLLLGKEDITSEERNLGKTINFGVIYGMGAQKFSRQTGISVADAQKFITIYREKYSQVFNYLETMKKEALANGYVTTILGRRRYFYFNQRPSNQLKGESVESINLAELKFNNYDAQMLRAAANAPIQGSSADIIKLAMVKIAELLTNYQSRLLLQVHDELVLEIYPDEQEELTIKIKDIMENVVNLSIPLLVDIHIGNNWLETK; translated from the coding sequence ATGAATCCCTTATTCTTGCTAATTGACGGACATTCCCTAGCTTATCGTGCTTATTATGCCTTTGCTAAAGCGCGCTCAGGGGCGCTATATACTTCTAAAGGTATTCCTACCAGTGTTTGTTTTGGCTTTCTCAATTCTTTGTTTCAGTTAATTGACACCTATCAACCCCAAGCGTTGGCGGTGGCTTTTGATTTGAAAGAGGCAACTTTTCGCCATCAAGCTGATAGTAATTATAAGGCAGATCGTCGAGAAACGCCGTCAGATTTTATTACCGATTTGGCTAATCTTTATGAACTTCTTCACTGTCTCAATATTACTACGGTGACGGGCGCTGGATATGAAGCTGATGATATTCTCGGTAGTCTTGCCACGGAAGCGGTGAAGGAAAATTACATTGTAAAAATTGTCTCTGGAGATCGAGATTTATTTCAATTAGTTAATGATGAGCAAAAAATTACGGTACTTTATCCCCAAAAAAAATTGGGTATTTATGATGAATTTGATGAGAAGGAAGTTTTTGCTAAATTAGAGGTTAAGCCTAGTCAAATTGTTGATTATAAAGCCCTTTGTGGTGATAAATCGGATAGCATACCCGGAGTTAGGGGAATCGGTGACAAAACGGCGGTAAAATTATTAGCTGAGTATGATAATCTCAGTAATATTTATGCCAATATTGACAACATTCAAGGGGCAAATAAAAAAAAATTAATTGAAGGAAAAGAGTCTGCTTTACATTCTCAATTCTTAGCACAAATCGTTACAGATGTCAAGGTAAATAATGATATAAAAAGTTATTATTTAAGGGGTTTTAATAGTCAAGAAACTTTGAATCTTTTGGAAGAGTTAGAGTTAAGGAGTTTTATTGCTCAAATCAATAAAATTCAAGCTCGATTAGGAGGAGATGAATTAAAAATTAGTCAAGAAAATGAGCAAAAAGAAGATAGTCAATTATCTTTGTTTAATAATCCAGCGCCCTCCACCGTTATTCAACCTTTAATCGTTGATACAGAAGAAAAATTAGAGCAATTAATTGATATTTTACAACAGCAAAAAGACCGAGAAAAACCCACGGCATGGGATACAGAAACCGACTCTTTAGATGTCAGGGAAGGGCGCTTGGTTGGGGTGGGGTGCGCTTGGGGTGAAAATGACCATGAAACCGCTTATATTCCATTACAACATACAGCCGGACAACAATTAGAATTGAAATTTGTTTTAGAAAAATTACAACCAATTTTAAGTAGTGAAATTTATCCAAAAACTTTACAAAATGCTAAATTTGATCGCTTAATTTTTCATCATCATGGTATTAATTTACAAGGAGTTGTTTTTGATACCATGTTAGCCAGTTATGTTTTGCAACCCGAACAAAGTCACAAATTAAGTAGCCTTTGTCGTCAATATTTAACTGATACTATTTCCTTAGATTATGATCAATTAGAATTAGGAAAAAATGAAACTATTGCTGATTTGCCTATTTCTAAAAGTGCTGAATATTGTGCATTAGATGCCCTTGCTACCTATAAATTAACTCTAGTTTTAGAACAAGAATTAAAAAATATTACCGACTTAAAAAATATATTTGCTTTAGAGGTAAAATTAGAGCCAATACTAGCAAAAATGGAAACAGTTGGCGTAAAAATTGACCAAGAATACTTATCTCAATTAGCAGAGGAAATCAATCAATATTTAGTCACCATTGAAAGTAAAACTTATGAATTAGCTGGAGAAGAAATTAACCTTTCGTCCCCAAAACAATTAAGTGAATTATTATTCAATAAACTAGGTTTAGATACTCGTAAAACTAAAAAAACTAAAACAGGTTATTCTACCAATCAAGACATCTTAGAAAAATTAGAAAAAGATCATCCTATTATCGAACAAATTTTACAACATCGCACCCTTTCTAAACTAAAATCGACTTATGTTGATGCTTTACCAACCTTAGTTAACGCTAAAACTAAACGCATTCATACTAACTATAATCAAACCGTTACCGCCACAGGGCGATTATCTTCTTCTCATCCTAATTTACAAAATATTCCCATTCGTACAGCATTTTCTAGGCAAATTAGACGGGCATTTATCCCTCAAGACAACTGGTTGTTTTTAGGTGCTGATTATTCACAAATTGAGTTAAGAATTTTAGCCCATTTAAGTCAAGAGCCTATTTTGATTAATGCCTATCAAAATAACCAAGATATTCACGCTGTCACCACTAAATTATTATTAGGAAAAGAAGATATTACCTCCGAGGAAAGAAATCTAGGTAAAACTATCAATTTTGGCGTTATCTACGGGATGGGCGCTCAGAAATTTTCTCGTCAAACTGGTATTTCTGTGGCTGATGCACAAAAATTTATTACAATTTATAGGGAAAAATATTCTCAAGTATTTAATTACTTAGAAACCATGAAAAAAGAAGCATTAGCAAATGGTTATGTCACCACAATTTTAGGCAGAAGAAGATATTTTTATTTTAACCAGCGCCCTTCAAACCAGTTAAAAGGTGAAAGTGTAGAATCAATCAATTTAGCTGAATTAAAATTCAATAATTATGATGCCCAAATGCTACGCGCCGCCGCCAATGCTCCCATACAAGGTTCAAGCGCCGATATAATTAAATTAGCTATGGTGAAAATAGCAGAATTATTAACTAATTATCAGAGTAGATTATTATTACAAGTTCATGATGAATTAGTCTTAGAAATTTATCCTGATGAACAAGAAGAATTAACCATTAAAATTAAAGACATAATGGAAAATGTGGTAAATTTATCTATTCCTTTATTAGTTGATATTCACATTGGTAATAATTGGCTAGAAACAAAATAA